From the Gallaecimonas kandeliae genome, one window contains:
- the cyoA gene encoding ubiquinol oxidase subunit II, with product MKNKRLTSLVKMLSLGGAFLLAGCDNMVLLDPKGPVGQGEKSLILTATWLMLLVVVPVIIMTIAFAWRYRASNTKATYLPKWNHSTAIEATVWSIPLIIIAILAVLTWKSSHELDPYRPLDSDKKPMTIQVVSLDWKWLFIYPEQKIATVNELVFPKGVPVKFEITSGTVMNSFFIPQLGGQIYAMAGMTTQLHLQADEAGTYAGLSANYSGAGFSDMKFSAIATPTDQDFDNWVAKVKAGSAVLDNASYQKLLKPSENNPVEYFSAVKPQMYDQIVASIMHGSAKGQMHHEGKHEMAEEMGAEE from the coding sequence ATGAAAAATAAGAGGTTAACCAGTCTGGTTAAGATGCTATCGCTTGGCGGTGCATTCTTATTGGCTGGGTGTGACAACATGGTATTGCTGGACCCGAAAGGGCCTGTGGGCCAGGGCGAAAAATCCCTGATCCTGACCGCGACCTGGCTGATGCTGCTGGTAGTGGTTCCCGTCATTATCATGACCATCGCATTCGCTTGGCGTTACCGCGCCTCCAACACCAAAGCTACCTATCTTCCCAAGTGGAACCACTCCACCGCCATCGAGGCGACCGTCTGGAGTATTCCTCTCATCATCATCGCCATCCTGGCGGTGCTGACCTGGAAATCCAGCCACGAGCTGGATCCCTACCGTCCCCTGGACTCCGATAAGAAGCCGATGACCATCCAAGTGGTTTCCCTGGATTGGAAATGGCTTTTCATCTACCCCGAACAGAAGATCGCCACTGTCAACGAACTGGTATTCCCCAAGGGTGTACCCGTCAAGTTCGAGATCACCTCGGGCACAGTGATGAACTCCTTCTTCATTCCGCAACTGGGCGGCCAGATCTACGCCATGGCCGGTATGACTACCCAGCTGCACCTGCAGGCTGATGAAGCGGGCACCTATGCCGGCCTCTCCGCCAACTACAGCGGTGCTGGCTTCTCCGACATGAAGTTCAGCGCCATTGCGACCCCCACCGACCAGGACTTCGACAACTGGGTGGCCAAGGTCAAAGCAGGTTCCGCGGTGCTCGACAATGCCAGCTATCAAAAGCTGCTGAAGCCGAGCGAGAACAACCCGGTGGAATACTTCTCTGCTGTTAAGCCGCAGATGTACGACCAAATCGTTGCCAGCATCATGCACGGCTCTGCCAAAGGCCAGATGCACCATGAAGGCAAGCACGAGATGGCTGAAGAAATGGGCGCTGAGGAATAA
- a CDS encoding aldo/keto reductase → MAVEIAPNGPLLSPIVAGMWRLNDWRLNVQARVRWLEEALALGVTSFDHADIYGDYGCEALFGEALKAAPHLKGQIQVISKCGIRLKGKAHPYLVNHYDTSAAYVRAQVDASLKRLDVERLDLLLIHRPDYLMDAAELAESFHALKKEGKVAHFGVSNHSASQFELLDRQWPLATNQLELSVLEHKALDDGTLEQCQAKRIRPMIWSPLGGGRLFTGKDAQALRVRALLEALAKDYGVSPATLAYAWILRHPSKPLPLTGSGRIAAVKEAVDALKVDLSREDWYRLWVACRGHDVP, encoded by the coding sequence ATGGCTGTCGAAATCGCCCCCAATGGTCCCCTGCTCTCCCCCATCGTCGCCGGCATGTGGCGCCTCAACGACTGGCGGCTCAATGTCCAGGCCAGGGTGCGTTGGCTTGAAGAGGCCCTGGCCCTAGGGGTGACCAGCTTCGACCACGCCGACATCTACGGCGACTACGGCTGCGAGGCGCTGTTCGGCGAGGCCCTCAAGGCGGCGCCCCACCTCAAGGGCCAGATCCAAGTCATCAGCAAGTGCGGCATCCGCCTCAAGGGCAAGGCCCACCCTTACCTGGTCAATCATTACGACACGTCCGCCGCCTATGTGCGCGCCCAGGTGGACGCGTCACTGAAACGGCTCGATGTGGAACGGCTGGATCTACTGCTGATCCACAGGCCCGACTACCTGATGGATGCGGCCGAGCTGGCCGAGTCTTTCCACGCTTTGAAAAAGGAAGGCAAGGTGGCCCACTTCGGGGTGTCCAACCACAGCGCCAGCCAGTTCGAACTGCTGGACCGCCAGTGGCCCTTGGCCACCAACCAGCTGGAGTTGTCGGTGCTGGAGCACAAGGCCCTGGACGACGGCACCCTGGAGCAGTGCCAGGCAAAAAGGATAAGGCCGATGATCTGGTCACCCTTGGGTGGCGGTAGGCTCTTCACCGGCAAGGACGCCCAGGCGCTGAGGGTGCGGGCCTTGCTGGAAGCCCTGGCAAAAGATTATGGGGTCTCACCGGCGACTTTGGCCTATGCCTGGATCTTGCGCCACCCCAGCAAGCCGCTGCCGCTCACCGGCTCAGGACGCATTGCCGCCGTCAAGGAAGCGGTTGACGCCCTGAAGGTGGACCTCAGCCGCGAAGACTGGTACCGGCTCTGGGTGGCCTGTCGCGGCCACGACGTACCCTAG
- a CDS encoding YbaY family lipoprotein has translation MKSLRKPWLLLCLFLPLSALPGCSPQGDDESEATFEKAALTLKGMMSYKERIALPQGSKARVWMRDLDDPNSKPLAEDQVAVDGQVPIPFQLSMNPNSIQKGHHYGLSAEIRVPDGTLAFATPEEVTVEPFGISLIQLELVRVKPKP, from the coding sequence ATGAAGAGCTTAAGAAAACCCTGGCTGTTGTTGTGCCTGTTTTTGCCGCTGTCGGCGTTGCCGGGTTGCTCACCCCAGGGAGACGACGAGTCGGAGGCGACTTTCGAGAAGGCGGCCCTGACCCTCAAGGGGATGATGAGCTACAAGGAGCGTATTGCCCTGCCGCAAGGCAGCAAGGCCAGAGTCTGGATGCGGGACCTCGACGACCCGAACAGCAAACCCCTGGCGGAAGATCAGGTGGCGGTTGACGGCCAGGTACCCATCCCCTTCCAACTCAGCATGAACCCCAACAGCATCCAGAAAGGCCACCACTATGGCCTGAGCGCCGAGATCCGGGTTCCGGACGGCACCCTGGCCTTCGCCACCCCCGAAGAGGTGACGGTAGAACCCTTCGGGATCAGCCTTATCCAGCTGGAGCTGGTCAGGGTCAAGCCGAAGCCCTAG
- a CDS encoding TAXI family TRAP transporter solute-binding subunit: MTPWLKRALVTLSFAVALPAAAANYTIGTGSQSGTYYPFGGMLAKVWSENIDGFNMRAEVTAASVENIIKVAAGQQLAGIAMGDSVVAAIKGEPPFRRPVDVAVLFALYPNVVQFMVPANSDIHSVADLKGKKVSVGAPGSGTRVGSTAILKALGINDGDYKAQSLNYTATTEALANGQIDAGVIIGSAGVGAITELALTRDIRILSFSKDELAKIHEALPAYAGMDIPANTYNKVPAFTAPAVWNVLVVKKDMDPKLAGEMLKTAFANMDKIQNVIADAKNTTIANIDRLQGVPLHPASVAFMNEMKGK; encoded by the coding sequence ATGACCCCCTGGTTGAAACGCGCCCTGGTGACCCTGTCTTTCGCCGTGGCCCTGCCCGCAGCTGCCGCCAATTACACCATAGGCACAGGTAGCCAAAGCGGCACCTACTATCCCTTTGGCGGCATGCTTGCCAAAGTCTGGAGCGAGAACATCGACGGCTTCAACATGCGCGCCGAAGTCACAGCCGCTTCCGTCGAGAACATCATCAAGGTGGCCGCCGGCCAGCAGCTGGCCGGTATCGCCATGGGCGACTCAGTAGTCGCCGCCATCAAGGGTGAGCCGCCCTTCCGCCGCCCCGTGGACGTGGCCGTGCTCTTCGCCCTCTACCCCAACGTGGTGCAGTTCATGGTGCCGGCCAATTCAGACATCCATTCCGTGGCTGATCTGAAAGGCAAGAAGGTGTCGGTCGGCGCCCCCGGCTCAGGTACCCGCGTTGGCTCCACCGCCATCCTCAAGGCGCTGGGCATCAACGACGGTGACTACAAGGCCCAGAGCCTGAACTACACCGCCACCACCGAGGCCCTGGCCAACGGCCAGATCGACGCCGGTGTCATCATAGGCAGTGCCGGTGTCGGCGCCATCACCGAGCTGGCCCTGACCCGCGACATCCGCATCCTCTCCTTCAGCAAGGACGAGCTGGCCAAGATCCACGAGGCCCTGCCCGCCTATGCCGGCATGGACATCCCCGCCAACACCTACAACAAGGTACCGGCCTTCACCGCCCCCGCCGTCTGGAACGTGCTGGTGGTGAAGAAGGACATGGATCCCAAGCTGGCCGGCGAGATGCTCAAGACCGCTTTTGCCAACATGGACAAGATCCAGAACGTCATCGCGGATGCCAAGAACACCACCATCGCCAATATCGACAGGCTGCAAGGCGTGCCGCTGCATCCGGCCAGCGTCGCTTTCATGAATGAGATGAAAGGCAAGTAA
- a CDS encoding TRAP transporter fused permease subunit, translating into MAIALTCFQIWQGLTAELSAPIFLPIHLSWVLVLIFMVKPSFAPSAPKPLYQFGRLLDLLFAVIAVWAGFDLSRFDYDDLSFLLEGLQKVDLYTGTALILLLLEATRRTVGWVMSGIAILFLVYAMWGNHLPDEFASKGFDLQEIIRFHIFSTNGVFGAPLAISAGVVFVFVLFGALLQVTGAGQFFIDCAFALAGRYRGGPAKASVLASAALGSITGSAIANTVTTGALTIPMMKKLGYKPEQAAGIEAPPSTGGQIMPPVMGAGAFVMAQFTGLPYSEILLVSIAPAILYFFCTLMYVHLMACKLGLKGMDNVEKVGKVVKEGWHYLVPLVFITVLLLMSYSPVLVGLAGCLAIVVATFSRRKTWIPLRALLSGLRDGALMILPISAACATAGIVVGVVGQTGIGLQFTQALLALSGGYLLGAFALIALAAVVLGMGLPVTAAYIVLSVMAVPALNQFGLPVLTAHLIVFWLSQTSNVTPPIALAAFAGAGIAGASPMKSAVEAFKLAFGFFIIPLMMAYSGLLWRADETGWEFLLAILATIGLIVAFACGVEGRLVNRLKPWTRVLLLAIAVVMLVHYPLLRIAGLILLVLVILWDWKRGTPDPA; encoded by the coding sequence GTGGCCATAGCCCTTACCTGTTTCCAGATCTGGCAGGGCCTGACGGCGGAGCTGTCGGCCCCCATCTTCCTGCCCATTCACCTGAGCTGGGTGCTGGTGCTGATCTTCATGGTCAAACCCAGTTTCGCCCCCTCGGCGCCCAAGCCCCTATACCAGTTCGGCCGCTTGCTTGACTTGCTCTTCGCCGTCATCGCCGTCTGGGCCGGCTTCGACCTGTCGCGCTTCGACTACGACGATCTCAGCTTCCTGCTCGAGGGTCTGCAGAAGGTCGACCTCTACACCGGCACTGCCCTGATCCTGCTGCTGCTCGAAGCCACCCGCCGCACCGTGGGCTGGGTGATGAGCGGCATCGCCATCCTCTTCCTGGTCTACGCCATGTGGGGCAACCACCTGCCTGACGAGTTCGCCAGCAAGGGCTTTGACCTCCAGGAGATCATCCGCTTCCACATCTTCTCCACCAACGGCGTCTTCGGCGCGCCGCTCGCCATCTCCGCCGGCGTGGTGTTCGTGTTCGTGCTCTTCGGTGCCCTGCTGCAGGTCACGGGCGCCGGCCAGTTCTTCATCGACTGCGCCTTCGCCCTGGCCGGCCGTTATCGCGGCGGCCCCGCCAAGGCCTCGGTACTGGCCTCGGCGGCCCTTGGCTCCATCACGGGTTCGGCCATCGCCAACACCGTGACCACGGGCGCCCTGACCATCCCCATGATGAAAAAGCTCGGCTACAAGCCTGAGCAGGCGGCCGGCATAGAGGCGCCCCCCTCCACCGGCGGCCAGATCATGCCCCCCGTCATGGGCGCCGGCGCCTTCGTCATGGCCCAGTTCACCGGCCTGCCCTACTCCGAGATCCTGCTGGTCTCCATAGCCCCGGCCATCCTCTACTTCTTCTGCACCCTGATGTACGTGCACCTGATGGCCTGCAAGTTGGGCCTCAAGGGCATGGACAACGTCGAGAAGGTCGGAAAAGTGGTCAAGGAGGGCTGGCACTACCTGGTGCCCCTGGTGTTCATCACAGTGCTGTTGCTGATGAGCTACTCGCCGGTACTGGTGGGGTTGGCGGGCTGCCTGGCCATCGTCGTTGCCACCTTCAGCCGCCGCAAGACCTGGATCCCCTTGCGCGCCCTGCTGTCGGGCCTGCGTGACGGCGCCCTGATGATACTGCCCATCAGCGCCGCCTGTGCCACCGCCGGCATAGTCGTCGGCGTGGTGGGCCAGACCGGCATAGGCTTGCAGTTCACCCAGGCGCTGCTGGCCCTGTCCGGCGGCTACCTGCTGGGGGCCTTTGCCCTCATCGCCCTGGCCGCCGTCGTGCTGGGCATGGGCCTGCCGGTCACAGCCGCCTACATAGTGCTGTCGGTGATGGCGGTACCGGCCCTCAACCAGTTCGGACTGCCGGTGCTGACCGCCCACCTCATCGTCTTCTGGCTGTCCCAGACCTCCAACGTCACGCCCCCCATAGCCCTGGCCGCCTTTGCCGGGGCTGGCATCGCCGGCGCCTCCCCCATGAAGTCCGCCGTCGAGGCCTTCAAGCTGGCCTTCGGCTTCTTCATCATCCCGCTGATGATGGCCTACTCAGGACTGCTGTGGCGTGCCGACGAGACGGGCTGGGAATTCCTGCTGGCTATCCTCGCCACCATAGGCCTGATCGTCGCCTTTGCCTGTGGCGTGGAAGGACGGCTGGTGAACCGCCTCAAACCCTGGACCCGCGTCCTGCTGCTGGCCATCGCCGTGGTGATGCTGGTGCATTACCCGCTGCTGCGCATCGCCGGCCTTATCCTGCTGGTGCTGGTCATCCTCTGGGATTGGAAAAGGGGCACCCCGGACCCGGCCTGA
- a CDS encoding glycine zipper 2TM domain-containing protein → MNKSMMVGMALGVAVAAGGGVAAYSLGEKGPAYAKVLSAKAVMQNVRTPRQDCQDVTRTVPKPVQDQNRVAGSVIGAVVGGVLGHQVGGGDGKKLATVAAAAAGGYAGNQVQKNLQQQDLTTVTEHQCQTVYDKSQKLVGYDVSYQIGDKVDHIRMDHKPGDRIPLKDGQLVLDGQ, encoded by the coding sequence ATGAACAAGTCCATGATGGTCGGTATGGCCCTTGGCGTGGCGGTAGCCGCCGGCGGCGGCGTCGCTGCCTACAGCCTGGGGGAGAAGGGCCCGGCTTATGCCAAGGTGCTGAGCGCCAAAGCAGTGATGCAGAATGTCCGCACCCCGCGCCAGGACTGCCAAGACGTGACCCGCACAGTGCCAAAGCCGGTGCAGGACCAGAACAGGGTGGCGGGCTCAGTGATAGGGGCCGTGGTTGGCGGCGTACTGGGCCACCAAGTCGGTGGCGGGGACGGCAAGAAGCTGGCCACTGTCGCCGCTGCGGCGGCTGGCGGTTATGCCGGCAACCAGGTGCAGAAGAACCTGCAGCAGCAGGACCTGACCACTGTTACCGAGCACCAGTGCCAGACCGTCTACGACAAGTCCCAGAAACTGGTGGGTTATGACGTGAGCTACCAGATAGGCGACAAGGTCGACCATATCCGCATGGACCATAAGCCTGGCGACCGGATCCCCCTCAAGGACGGCCAGCTGGTGCTGGATGGCCAATAA
- the tyrA gene encoding bifunctional chorismate mutase/prephenate dehydrogenase — MLEELRGQIDQLDQQLLTLLEQRLALVREVGEVKREQGLPIYAPDREASMLAQRRAEAEDRGLNPDLIEDILRRCMRESYQQEVGAGSKCLRPGLGKVVVVGGAGRLGHRFVQYFQASGYEVTVLEKDDWPRAEALLAGAGLVVLSVPIDQTLAVIEALPPLPEGCTLVDLTSTKVGPLAAMLAKHPGPVLGLHPMFGPDVSSFAKEVVLYCQGRGDNQWLVEQMMLWGVKMVAVEAAEHDGAMGFIQALRHFTSLAYGIHLMEEGADIPALLTMSSPIYRLELAMVGRLFAQSPELYADIILSNGSHLELIRRFQLRLAKVTELLESRDKAALVARFKEVAAFFGPRAQEFLRESRLLLAQSKDSRRG, encoded by the coding sequence ATGCTGGAGGAACTGCGTGGCCAGATTGACCAGTTGGACCAGCAACTGCTGACCCTGCTGGAGCAGCGCCTGGCCTTGGTGCGGGAAGTGGGTGAGGTGAAGCGGGAGCAGGGCCTGCCCATCTACGCCCCCGACCGAGAAGCCAGCATGCTGGCCCAGCGCCGGGCCGAAGCCGAAGACCGGGGGCTTAACCCCGACCTTATCGAAGACATATTGCGCCGCTGCATGCGCGAGTCCTACCAGCAGGAGGTGGGGGCCGGCAGCAAGTGCCTGCGGCCTGGCCTGGGCAAGGTGGTGGTGGTCGGGGGGGCGGGCCGCCTGGGCCACCGCTTCGTCCAGTATTTCCAGGCTTCAGGCTATGAGGTTACCGTGCTGGAGAAGGACGACTGGCCAAGGGCCGAGGCCTTGCTGGCCGGTGCCGGCCTGGTGGTGCTGAGCGTGCCCATCGACCAGACCCTGGCGGTGATCGAGGCCCTGCCACCTTTGCCTGAAGGCTGCACCCTGGTGGATCTCACCTCCACCAAGGTCGGCCCCCTGGCCGCCATGCTGGCCAAGCATCCCGGCCCCGTGCTGGGACTGCACCCCATGTTCGGCCCTGATGTATCCAGCTTTGCCAAGGAGGTGGTGCTCTATTGCCAGGGCAGGGGCGACAACCAATGGCTTGTCGAGCAGATGATGCTGTGGGGCGTCAAGATGGTGGCCGTGGAGGCCGCCGAGCACGACGGCGCCATGGGCTTTATCCAGGCGCTGCGCCACTTCACCAGCCTGGCCTACGGCATTCACCTGATGGAAGAGGGCGCGGATATTCCGGCCCTGCTGACCATGAGTTCCCCCATCTACCGGCTGGAGCTGGCCATGGTCGGCCGCCTCTTCGCCCAGTCCCCCGAACTCTACGCCGACATCATTTTGAGCAACGGATCACATCTTGAACTCATCAGGCGTTTTCAGCTCAGGTTGGCAAAAGTGACGGAGCTGCTGGAAAGCCGCGACAAGGCCGCCCTGGTCGCACGCTTTAAAGAAGTGGCGGCTTTCTTCGGCCCCCGGGCCCAGGAATTTTTGCGGGAAAGTCGGCTACTCTTAGCTCAGAGCAAGGATAGCCGCCGCGGTTGA
- a CDS encoding 3-deoxy-7-phosphoheptulonate synthase — MQKDALNNVHIKAEQVLISPQQLKAQLPVASASLARIIEARQAIADIVQGRDPRLLVICGPCSIHDLEAAKAYATRLKALHDRYQDRLYIVMRVYFEKPRTTVGWKGLINDPHLDGSFDLEGGLRLARELLVWLADLGLPVATEALDPISPQYLADLFAWSAIGARTTESQTHREMASGLSMPVGFKNGTDGSLATAINALQAASQPHCFMGINQEGQVAVMQTEGNPDGHVILRGGAEPNYDEVAVNESLQMLVNSGLNQAIMVDCSHANSGKDHRRQPLVAREVLRQRQNGQKALMGIMLESNLVEGAQAAGPKAQLIYGQSITDACIGWEATAGLLAELHGGLQAVAEAC, encoded by the coding sequence ATGCAAAAGGATGCCCTCAATAACGTCCATATCAAGGCCGAACAGGTCCTGATCTCCCCCCAGCAACTCAAGGCACAGCTCCCCGTCGCCAGCGCCTCCCTGGCGCGGATCATCGAGGCTCGCCAGGCCATCGCCGACATAGTCCAGGGGCGCGATCCCCGCCTGCTGGTGATCTGCGGTCCCTGCTCCATCCACGATCTGGAGGCGGCCAAGGCCTACGCAACCCGCCTCAAGGCCCTCCACGATCGTTACCAGGACCGGCTCTATATCGTGATGCGGGTCTATTTCGAGAAGCCGCGCACCACAGTGGGCTGGAAGGGTCTTATCAACGACCCGCACCTTGACGGCAGCTTTGATTTGGAAGGCGGCCTGCGCCTGGCCAGGGAGCTACTGGTGTGGCTGGCCGATCTTGGCCTGCCGGTGGCCACGGAGGCGCTGGACCCCATCAGCCCCCAATACCTGGCCGATCTCTTTGCCTGGTCGGCCATCGGCGCCCGCACCACCGAATCCCAGACCCACAGGGAAATGGCGTCGGGCCTGTCCATGCCGGTGGGCTTCAAGAACGGCACCGACGGCAGCCTGGCGACGGCCATCAATGCCCTTCAGGCTGCCTCCCAGCCACACTGTTTCATGGGCATCAACCAGGAAGGCCAGGTGGCGGTGATGCAGACCGAAGGCAACCCCGATGGCCATGTGATCTTGCGGGGAGGCGCCGAGCCTAATTATGACGAAGTCGCTGTAAATGAATCGCTACAAATGCTGGTGAATTCCGGCCTCAATCAAGCCATCATGGTGGACTGCTCCCACGCCAACTCCGGCAAGGATCATCGCCGCCAGCCCCTGGTAGCGCGTGAGGTCTTGCGCCAGCGCCAGAATGGCCAAAAGGCGTTGATGGGGATCATGCTCGAATCCAACCTGGTGGAGGGGGCCCAGGCCGCTGGTCCCAAGGCTCAGCTGATCTACGGCCAGTCCATCACCGATGCCTGCATCGGCTGGGAGGCGACCGCCGGCCTGCTGGCCGAGCTGCACGGCGGCTTGCAGGCTGTGGCGGAGGCTTGCTGA
- a CDS encoding M4 family metallopeptidase — protein MNKIALAVLCAATTTPMAMAANIVHLKAGSPRVQALKPNLDAAQMLGLPKTQSLKATEVRRGNLAKARFRQFYKGVEVYGLSMTADIDSLGLYHQMLGNYAEGLDTDLADVTPAFDDKEAFKKAQAYHGLKKVDRSQAKLFIWLDDQQQAHLVYQVDQFIAGQHPSRPFTLIDAHSGQVLKSWDQLAFQNATGPGGNQKTGEYFYGTDYGYLDVDANCRMDNTNVQTVDMNNATSGGSVYQFTCPNNTYKQVNGAYSPLNDAHYFGGVIFNMYHDWLNTTPLSFKLVMKVHYGSNYENAFWDGSAMNFGDGGSTFYPLVSLDVSGHEVSHGFTEQHSGLTYSGQSGGINEAFSDMAGEAVEYYMKGSNDWMVGADIFKGSGALRYMDQPSRDGTSIDNAADYYDGLDVHYSSGVYNRAFYLVATSSGWDTRKAFEVFATANELYWNANSDYNDAACGVVKATTDLGYNVTDVQNAFTTVGVDSSCGTTPPPTGGVLTNGVPVSNISGASGSEQFWTLDVPAGASNLVFTTSGGSGDADLYVRFGSDPTTSSYDCRPYVGGNNETCTISAPQAGTYHVMLKGYSSYSGVTLTGSYSDGSSGGSTYENGTNTSIPDNNATGIQSAINVDRSGDSGTVSVKVDIIHTYRGDLQIDLIAPNGQSFRLKSSGSDSADDVHETYSVNAAGIDSNGTWKLKVADLYSQDTGYLDYWSLSFQ, from the coding sequence ATGAACAAGATCGCACTGGCGGTGCTTTGCGCTGCCACTACCACTCCTATGGCCATGGCGGCCAACATAGTCCATCTCAAGGCCGGCAGCCCCAGGGTCCAGGCCCTGAAGCCTAACCTGGACGCGGCCCAGATGCTGGGCCTGCCCAAGACCCAAAGCCTCAAGGCCACCGAAGTACGCCGCGGCAACTTGGCGAAAGCACGCTTTCGCCAGTTCTACAAAGGCGTCGAGGTCTACGGCCTGTCCATGACCGCCGACATCGACAGCCTGGGGCTCTACCACCAGATGCTGGGTAACTATGCCGAGGGCCTGGATACCGATCTGGCCGACGTCACCCCCGCCTTCGACGACAAAGAAGCATTCAAGAAGGCCCAGGCCTACCATGGCCTCAAGAAGGTTGACCGCAGCCAGGCCAAGCTCTTCATCTGGCTGGACGACCAGCAACAGGCCCACCTGGTTTACCAGGTTGACCAGTTCATCGCCGGCCAACACCCGAGCCGCCCCTTCACCCTGATCGACGCCCACAGCGGCCAGGTGCTGAAAAGCTGGGATCAGCTTGCCTTCCAGAACGCAACAGGCCCGGGCGGCAACCAGAAGACAGGGGAATATTTCTACGGTACCGACTACGGCTACCTGGACGTGGACGCCAACTGCCGCATGGACAACACCAATGTCCAGACGGTGGACATGAACAACGCCACCTCCGGCGGCAGCGTCTACCAGTTCACCTGTCCCAACAACACCTACAAGCAAGTCAACGGCGCCTACTCGCCGCTGAACGACGCCCACTACTTCGGCGGCGTCATCTTCAACATGTATCACGACTGGCTGAACACCACTCCCCTCAGCTTCAAGCTGGTCATGAAGGTGCATTACGGCAGCAACTACGAGAACGCCTTCTGGGACGGCTCGGCCATGAACTTCGGTGACGGTGGCTCCACCTTCTACCCGCTGGTGAGCCTGGACGTCTCTGGGCACGAAGTGTCCCACGGCTTTACCGAGCAGCACTCAGGCCTGACCTATTCCGGCCAGAGCGGCGGCATCAACGAGGCCTTCTCCGACATGGCCGGTGAAGCTGTCGAGTACTACATGAAGGGCAGCAATGACTGGATGGTCGGCGCCGACATCTTCAAAGGCTCGGGCGCCCTGCGTTACATGGACCAACCCAGCCGTGACGGCACCTCCATCGACAACGCCGCCGACTACTACGACGGCCTGGACGTGCACTACAGCTCAGGTGTCTACAACCGCGCTTTCTACCTGGTGGCCACCAGCAGCGGCTGGGACACCCGCAAGGCCTTCGAGGTGTTCGCCACCGCCAACGAGCTCTACTGGAACGCCAACTCCGACTACAACGACGCCGCTTGCGGTGTGGTCAAGGCCACTACTGACCTGGGCTACAACGTGACCGACGTGCAGAACGCCTTCACTACAGTCGGTGTGGATTCCTCCTGCGGTACTACACCGCCCCCCACCGGCGGCGTCCTGACCAATGGCGTACCGGTCTCCAACATCAGCGGCGCCAGCGGCTCCGAGCAGTTCTGGACCCTGGACGTACCCGCCGGCGCTTCCAACCTGGTGTTCACCACCAGCGGCGGCAGCGGTGATGCCGACCTCTATGTGCGCTTTGGCAGCGACCCCACAACCAGCAGCTACGACTGCCGTCCCTACGTCGGTGGCAACAACGAGACCTGTACCATCAGCGCGCCCCAGGCCGGTACCTACCATGTGATGCTCAAGGGCTACAGCAGCTACTCTGGCGTCACCCTGACCGGCAGCTACAGTGACGGCAGCAGCGGTGGCAGCACCTACGAGAACGGCACCAACACCTCCATCCCGGACAACAACGCCACCGGTATCCAGAGCGCCATCAATGTGGATCGCAGTGGCGACAGCGGCACCGTTTCCGTGAAGGTGGACATCATCCACACCTACCGCGGCGATCTGCAGATCGACCTCATCGCGCCCAACGGCCAGAGCTTCAGGCTCAAGAGCAGCGGCTCCGACAGCGCCGATGACGTGCACGAGACCTACAGCGTCAACGCCGCCGGTATCGACAGCAACGGCACCTGGAAACTCAAGGTGGCGGATCTCTACAGCCAGGACACTGGCTACCTGGATTACTGGTCGCTGAGCTTCCAGTAA
- a CDS encoding cation diffusion facilitator family transporter: MHHHHHHEHDDVANIKAAFFLNLVFTLVEFVGGLLTNSVAILSDAVHDLGDSLALGLGWWLGDKAKEGPKGRFSYGPRRLSLLAAFINALVLVAGAVLVLSQAIPRLWAPQMPNASGMIWLAVLGVLVNGAAVFRLKGARSQNAKVVSWHLLEDVLGWVAVLVIAVVMLFVDWPILDPLLSVLYTGFILYNVVKSLWATVMLFLQATPEDLDMAVIEAEILALDGVRGVHHLHAWSFDGEHHVLTGHVVTDDGFDVTAYARLKNQLAGLSRRHALSHTTFEVEFADEACRMAEPHPH, from the coding sequence TTGCATCACCATCATCACCATGAGCACGACGACGTGGCCAACATCAAGGCCGCCTTCTTCCTCAACCTGGTTTTCACTCTGGTGGAGTTCGTGGGGGGGCTGCTGACCAACTCTGTGGCCATACTGAGCGATGCCGTTCATGACCTGGGGGACAGCCTGGCCCTTGGCCTCGGCTGGTGGCTGGGAGACAAGGCCAAAGAAGGCCCCAAGGGGCGTTTCAGCTACGGGCCCAGGCGGCTCAGCCTGCTGGCGGCCTTCATCAATGCCCTGGTGTTGGTGGCAGGGGCCGTCTTGGTGCTGAGCCAGGCTATACCGCGGCTCTGGGCACCTCAGATGCCCAACGCCAGCGGCATGATTTGGCTGGCGGTGCTGGGAGTACTGGTCAACGGGGCAGCGGTCTTTCGCTTAAAGGGAGCCCGCAGTCAGAATGCCAAGGTGGTGAGCTGGCACCTCCTGGAAGACGTGCTGGGCTGGGTGGCGGTGTTGGTGATAGCGGTGGTGATGCTGTTTGTCGACTGGCCCATACTGGACCCGCTGCTGTCGGTGCTTTACACCGGCTTTATTCTCTACAACGTGGTCAAGTCCCTTTGGGCGACGGTGATGCTGTTCCTGCAGGCCACCCCGGAGGACTTGGACATGGCCGTCATAGAGGCGGAGATCCTGGCTCTGGATGGGGTCAGGGGAGTGCACCACCTCCATGCCTGGTCTTTTGACGGCGAGCACCATGTGCTCACAGGCCATGTGGTGACCGACGATGGCTTTGACGTTACCGCTTATGCCCGGCTGAAAAATCAGTTGGCCGGCCTCAGCCGGCGCCATGCCTTGTCCCACACCACCTTCGAGGTCGAATTTGCCGACGAGGCCTGTCGCATGGCAGAGCCTCATCCCCACTGA